Genomic segment of Deltaproteobacteria bacterium:
CTACCAATATGAATCAATCCACGAAGAAAGGTCCCTGTACAAACGATAACCGCCTTGGCTGGAAAAAATTCACCGATGCTCGTCCTGACCCCTTCAATCTGATTATTTCGAATAACAAGCCGATCCACCATCACCTGCTTGAGATAAAGGTTCGGTTGATTTTCCAAAACCTGTCGCATCTTTACCTTGTAGGCGAGCATGTCGGATTGGCATCGTGTCCCCCGGACAGCCGGCCCCTTTTTGGTGTTAAGTCGACGAAACTGGATCCCCGTGGCATCGGCAATCTTCCCCATCTCACCACCGAGGGCATCAATCTCCCGAACGAGATGACCCTTTCCGATCCCCCCAATCGCCGGATTGCAGCTCATCTGGGCGATGTTATCGATGTTGGATGTGGCCAGTAAGGTCTTCAATCCGATACGGGATGAGGCAAGTGCCGCCTCACAACCGGCATGACCGGCGCCGATCACGATGATGTCGTATTGTTTCATGGGGCTGAACCGTTACGATATCCCCAGCAGATTTTCAAAACAAATCGTTATTTTTCGGAACCTTCCAAGTGTGCCAGGCACAAAACCTTTGTGACAAGGATTTTGAGTCACAAAGCAAAATCCGGATCTTTGCCACTTAGCTTAACTTTTGAGTATCTTTTGCAAAGAGACGACTCGCAATCGGTGGAAAGAAGTATTGTTTCACCTTGAACCTGACATTCTCCATGGTGAATTGATCCTTCCCAGCGGGTTTCTTGCCAGCACTATAGGTTGTGTTACAACCGCAATTGTCCGATAACATTGCTGCTCCACCAATCATGAGTAGAAGTCCTACTCTAACATTACTAAATATTTTCCCAAGCATTTTTCCTCCTCCTCCTCTTCCTCTTAAGTTTTTCAGCAGAACCATTATATTATCGAGAGGGGGGGAGAGAAGTTGCGAAGTTCTCGCCTTGACACATGCATCTAAACAAGTATTAGTTACTAATACTATGTATTAGTTGCTAACCCTTACAGGGGAGTTCATGTATTTTGACCCTCAAGCAAAACAGAAGCTCGAAGACTTCTACAACTTTGAGGTCTTGCAACAAGAGCTCAAAAAGGTCCTCGAAGATCCCCACACCCCCCTGATTGCGGTTCATGGCCTCCGCAGAACCGGAAAGACGAGTCTTATTCGTGTTGTTCTGAATGCGTCCCGAAAAAAATATGTCTGGCTGGATGGCCGTGAAATCGTCTCCCGAAACGAATTTTTCCTGAAACTCTCCGAAGAGGTCAGCAAATTGAGGCGGTTTGAAATAAAAGGGATCTCCTTGAAGGGGGTTTCATGGTCACTGGATCTCCATAAAAAAGACCTGGATTTCCTCAACAAGCAAAAAATAACACTCGTCATTGATGAGGTTCAATTGCTCAAAAAAATGAAAGTCGATTATCTCCTCGCCTCAATTTATGATAACCACCCTCAAATCAAAATTGTTGTCTCGGGTTCGGAACGGGGGATGCTCGTCAATTTTCTGGGCCAGGCGAATGCCAAGGCGCCCCTCTACGGACGGGCAGTTTTTGAACTGTCAACACGACGACTGACCAAAGAAGAAGGCCTCCATTTCTTGCGTGAGGGGTCAAAAAAACTGGATACACCGATAAAAGAAGAGGAAATTCTCGACGCGATTCAATCACTCGATGGCATCATTGGGTGGTTAACAAAATATGGTTGGTACCGGCTCCGGCTTCCTCATAAAACGGCCTTGCAAAAAACAATTGAAGATGGAAAGCATGTTGCCTACGCGGAGTTTCTTAGTTTTGCGGCCCGTTCCGAGAAAAAATATTTGAGAATCCTCAAGACCATGAAAGAGGGAGACCGATGGGAAGAGATCAAGAAGCGGGCACAAACTTCAGATACGCAGTTGGGTGAAATGCTGAAAAGGATGGTTGATTACGGGTTTGTTGAAAAAGCAGAACAAACCTACCGAATTTCAGATCCCTTGTTAGAGGCAAGCCTATAAGTCGATGTTCGAGGTCGCCAGCACCGCTTCGCACCCCGCATGACCGGCGCCGATCACAACGATGTCGTAGGAACTCATTATACGGGCTCACTATCTGGAACCCCGATATCCATCAAGAGAGGAATCAGAGAGGAATTTTGGCAACATTTTCGGCAGCCAACCGAGAACTTAGGTAGGCTGCTTAACCTTTTAGGAGGCTTCTATGGCTAGCATACCGTTCGTCCCTTCGGGTTCACCGCATATCTACACCCACCCTGAGGTCCCTGAGGCGTTCGTGGTCGACACGGATCGAAATGGGATCGATGGGGATGATATGGTCTGTCTTGGTCCTGATGCCGGAACGCTTTATAGCTATGAAATTGAAGGGCGACATTTTCCAAGATTTGAGAGTGTGGTCGATCAAGAGACATTAGATTCCATTGGTCGTCAGCTTTTGAGAACGGGCTGGCGGAGAGAGACAGAGAACAGGGCGTTAGATGGAAACCTCTGTTTTGAGGTTTCTGGGGTTGTTCCTGAAACAGGCAGCGCCAGTCTCTACGCCGCGTGCCTTGGTGCAATTGTTACTGGCGTGTTTGGGTCACTATGGATTTCCAGGGGAATAGTTGGAAGAAGAGATGTACGCTATGGAATAGATCTTCGTTGGACCAAGATGACCCAAGGAGGGGGTGCCATTGGTCTCTCACTACTGGCTGTTGCCGGTATCCTTCTTCTTTACGGCAGATCAATCGTGAAGCAACAGAGAGAAGAGCGGACTCTCACGGCAGTAAGATAAATCTTTAAGGAGGATCGATGAAATTATCGTTAGATCTCTATCGTCAGGCTGTAACGGCCCTGAGGACTATCACGCTTGATCTCCCAACCTCGGCTCATACACTCAATGTCGCTACCGCTGAGGTGAGAGACGTATTGTTGAGGGGGGGATTGGACGCCGAACAGGCAGGGGCTGCGGCAGCCGTTAAGATACTTATTCCGGGGCAGGATCCACGCCAACCTGTCTTCGGCCTCCTGTTTTCTGGAATAAGACCGTTCTACTTTCTCCTCACCACGCGACCAATTCCGTGGGGACTCAACCAACTGACCCTCGCCAATAGTGTTGATCTGCCCTTGGACCTTAGCCCTTCACTCGGTGTCTGTCTCCTCAGTGTTGATGAGGCAGCCAATAAGGTCGTTGGCAGGATTCTTCAGATGGGACAGGCATTATCGTCAGAAAGCGTAAGGACAATAGCCCCCCTCATGGATGGGATGCTTGATGGGTGGCAATTTGTGTAAAGATGACCGATTCGATTATCTCGATAGGTGAAGAGGCGGTCAGTTATTCCGGCTATCTCACGACCGGTCTTGTGGGGCTCACCCGAATTGGCGAGTTTGTCGAAGATGGGGCGCTCAAATATCAGAAAGTAAACCTTGCCGCATCGGCCCAAAAATTTCAAAGACTGTTAACGACGGCGACCGGTCGTCCTCTCAAGACGATTCTCTTTGTCTCCTCGCTGAGCACCCTCTGGCAGACCGGTGAAGGGATCATCGATTGGGCTGGCGGAGACGAAGGCGCCAACAAAGACCAAAACGGGATCATCCTCTCAAGCGGTCTTCTCACGCTCCTGAATCTCTCAACACTCGCCGGACCCAATGGTTCCACACTGGTCCGTGCAGCCAGTCTTTCCGGAGCGCTTCTTATTGACGGTATCGGACTCAAAAATGCGATCAGCAACGATGCGAGCGCAAAGGAGATCGCCTACCAGGCAGCCACCCTCGTCCTATTCAACGGAGGACGGACGGAACGGGCCGAATTTCTCGCACTCCGAAAAAGGATTTTTGATCAACCCGACAAGGTCATCCATCGAAGTGCGATGACCCGGATCATCGACAAAATGTTCCACCCGATTCCTCTCTCCCAGATTTATCGTGATGTCCCGGACAGCTCCCAAAACATGGGGGTTTATATCCATATCCCGTTTTGTCCCACCATCTGCTCCTTCTGCGGCTTCAAGGTCGATATCGACAAGGGTGACGTTCGGGAGCGTTACAGTCGGGCGGTGGCGAACGAGATCGAACAGTTTGCCAAACGGTATCCGAACAGAAAAGTCGAGTGGATCTATTTTGGAGGAGGCACACCGGGGACCCTGACGGAAGCCCAATTGGGAAGAATCGTCACAAGTCTTAAGAGGCTGAATGTCTCGAACGGACTGCCGTTCACGATGGAGGTACGGGTCGACAGCATCACCGAAGAGAAGATGAGGGCCTACATGGCGATGGGGATCAACCGCTTTAGCGTAGGGGTGCAGACCTTTGATCCTAAAGAGAGACAAGATTTCAAACTCGTCTTTTCTCCTGATGAAGTTCTTGAACGTCTCCAGATCTTAAGCCGTTTGGGCGTGGAGTATAATATTGATCTCATCTTCGGGGCACCCGGACAAACGCTTGAGGCGTGGCAGAGGACCGTTCAGAGGGCCCTGCAGATCCGTCCCAATCAGATCACAACCTACGCCTATATGCCGATCAGCTACACCACGACCCATCGTCGGATGACGGGGGAGGAGAGTCGATGGTCACTCTGGCAAAGACAGAAAGGGATGATCGATCTTGTTCGTGAGGAGATGCAGACAGCTGGTTACCGTCAGTCAGATACCTTTGTCTTCTCGAGGGAAGAGGCGAAGGAGTACAGCCCCTATGCCGATACCAGCATGATCGCCTCTACAGTCGATTTCGTCGGCTTCGGACCAAGCGCCTACTCTTTTTTTGGGCCCTACGCGTATGTCAATCCGTACGACACAGTCCCCTACATGAGGGCTATCGAGAGGGGTGATGATCTGACCGTGGTTGGCATCCGTAACAATCCCTTTTTTGATGCCCTTCGCAAGGTCGCCTCTTTGGCGTCGAACATTCAGAAGGAATCGCGTCGACCTGTTGATGAGGGGGGGTCGATTCACGACGCTGTCGATTCCTGGTCTACCTACGGCATCTACCGGTTCTGGACCTTTATCTATTCGATGGCGCGCTGTTGGAATATGGAGACCTTATTGGTTGGCTATAGCCCCGTTGCAAAAAAGGTGCAGCCAAAGAGTCCCCATATGGCGCTTTGGCTCGACTCTCCATCCGATTTGGTCCCTCTTCGAAGGTCAGGAGCCTCTGCAAATAACTAGAAACAAATGTGCCCCATCGATCGACAATACCTCCAGTTATGAGCGGAGCGTTGACAAAAGCGTTATGTAACGACCCTGCAAGGGTAAACTGTTATATCCAGGCAGCGGGATAACGCCTAGGGATCCGAATGTTGATGGGGGAGATGGTTGTGCCATCCTGGAGCCTCTTTGCAGGGAGCGGTGGGCACAACTGTCCAGCGGCAATAGCCGGCCCTGTCCTAACGCAAGATTGAGTGGGGGTGATCAACAAAGAGTCTTGTGGGGCCTCTTGCTCTTCATCGCATCTCTCGGAGCCGCCATCGGCATTAACTACCTCACCCATCGTCCTCCTCCCCGAGTTCCACCAGGCCCCTAGTTCGTAATCTTGACCCAAATATATCCACGGTTTCGGTCCCAGTCTCGATCGATCGTTGCCATCCCCTTGAGGAGGGTTCCCTCAGAGACCCAATAAGGCTCATACCATTCTCGATCCGGATCCATCACAAGCACCTGCCTTCTTTTGGCATCGTAGGCCCCGATCGGCGCGATATGACCGACATCCGCATCATCGGTGTAGATCCCCTGGATAAAGTTGATGATGAGGAAATCGTCCCCTGATTTTTCATTTTGAACAAGCACCTCGTGGAGACGCTTTTCCGTCTCAGGCAAGGTGTCATCCGTATGAAAGAGCTCTACCGATCCCTTGAGACCATAGCTCTGTAAACTCTTTTTCAAGAGATCACCCACTTCATCCATGGACAAGGTACGAACCGTCTTCTTGGATAAAATTGCCTCATCCCATCGGGGGCTCTTAACCTTCTCCAGAAGAGTTGTTTGAGTAATGAGCGGTTCGTCAGACGACAATCGCCATCCTCTTCTCGCCGCATTCAAAACCATTGCAACGCTCGCCACAGAGCAGGCCTTTTCATTAAACTGGGCGGCATAATAGGGGGCCAAGGCCCAGTAATCGGGGGCCGGTCTCTTTCTAAGATACTCATTCCGCTTCGAGAGGGGGACTGCCTCTGGGCCATATTTTGGCTTAGCCTCCTCTGCCAGCAGGAGAGACGGAATGACCAACAGGAACGAGACAAGGGGTCTGATTTTCCATTTCATTATGGCGTCCATAGCTTTTTTAGACGACACCGTCTACAAATCGGTCGATCAAACCCTGCTTTGTCTCCTCACAATACGGAGCCTTATAAAAAGACTATTAAAAACGGTCTCTTGCGTGTATCGTCCGGTTCGCCATTGATGGCACACGATTTGTAATGACTTGGGTAAAAAAACAACCGTTCGTCCGAAACAAATCGTTTTAAGAAGTCGATAATGAAGGGCGACCGTTTTTGGATAAGGCGAAGATGGCATCCACTTTCAAAAGGCTTTTAGCTGGCAGTCTGATCGCCTCGCTGCTCATGGCCGGCCAGCCGCTATCTGCAGAACCATCATCCCCCCTCACAGAAAACAGCCTTAAAGGAGCGATCGACGAGGCCCAATCCCTCTACGAAAATTTCGAATTTGAACAGGCACGCAATCTTCTGCGTGAAGCGCTTTCCTCTCTATCAGGGCAGGAGTTGAACCACACAGACCTTCTCTCCCTCGTTCCGGCCTACACCCTGCTTGGTCTGCTTCAACATATCAATGGAGAGAACGCCGATTCGCTGCAGGCGTTTGAAGAGGTTGCGAGACTCTCCCCCTCAACCATCTTGAGTGAAAATGATTATTCCCCCACGGTCCGTCAGATTTTTCAAAAGGCGCAGGAGAAGGTTTTTTCCCATCGCGATGAATTTGGATCGGTGCAGATCAGCTCACGTCCCAAGGGGGCCCAGGTCTTTCTCAATGGCCAACTGAAGGGAAAGAGTCCGTTGGGGCTTGAATCTCTTCCCCTGGGGCCTCACCGGGTGAGCCTTGTTAAAGAGGGGTTCAAGGCGGAGGTCCATCGTGTCGAGGTCTCACCGCACTCCTCACTAAAGGTCTCATTCCGGCTTGAGAAAGAGGCCCCCATCGATACACACCTCTCCTCAGACACAAATTTTATCCAGGATTCTCCCAAAATGGACGTTGTGGAGGGCCGATCGATCCGAAAACCGTTCTGGAGGAGACCCCTCTTCTGGATCATTGCAGGGATTGCCGTCGGGACAGGAACGGGGGTCGGCCTTGCCTTAAGTCAGGGAGGTGACGACTCAGCAGGGGGCGGCGGAAGCTCGTCCGTTCAGGTTCAAACACCGGTCTTGGGAGGCAGCCTACGATGAAGGTTCGATTACTTCTCCTCCCGGTGCTCTTTCTCTGCCTCTCTCTCCAGATCGGCTGTCTTGGATCTCGAGGGGATAATAAAAAACCGGGATTTGAAACTATTCCTCCTCAGAAATTGCAGGCGCTGGGGCTGCCGTTATCGGCCTTTGTTGTTGTTTCGTTGGATCCTGCCACAAGACATCCCCTCCTTCTGGATTCCTCAACCAACAGCTTCAAGGGAGAGGTCAAGGTTCCCCTCGGGAGTCAATTTGATCTGACAGTCATCTATACAGTGGATGATCCGATATCGGGGAAGGTGATCGAGATCGCTCACTATGTTCGGAAAGAGGTGCTTGCTGAGACGGAGACGACACAGGTTATTTACCTCGGAGACGAGAACAACTGGCAGACCCTCTTTGACCTCTCTCCCGGAATACCTAACGACCTGAATCTGGATGGGGACGCCTACAACAATTTTATCGAGGTGGCGTATGGCAGCCATCCCGAAAATTCGGAAAGCCTCCCGGAAGGGGCCAAGACCTCAGCAACCCATAAAGATCCAATTTTTGGTTCTCAGGACGTCGCGCTTCCTCCTCCCGGCGCTGACATCACCGCCGCACTCAAGGGAGAAGAGGAGGTCCTGCTCGAGACAACGACTCCATTTGACTTAAAGGAGTTTAAATTATTGTCCCCCGGCTATGGCATTGAAATCCTCTCATCCGCCGAAGAGATCCTTGAGGCCAAAAAGATGAAGGTCAGGATCAACACCAAACGGTTTGTGACGGGAAACAAGGTAGGAGAGATGGTTTTGGTCATCCGGGTTGTTGATGAATATGATCTTTCACGGGAGACCGCTCTCCGGGACTCTATCAGCTTTTCCTGGGAACTCGACGACCCCTCAGGGATCGATAGCTCCAACACCTCGGTCCTCTTGAGGAGCCTGGATAGAAACTTTACCGTTGGAATAGTGGTCACAGATGAAAAACCGGAGGCCTCACGTCTCCTCTCACAAATCGGTCTCGAAACAATCGGGTATCCCGATGGAACCTACCAGATGGAGTTTTTAACCAGAGATAGTGCCGGCAATCCCCTTTTTGAGACAATTCCTGTAAGGATTCAAAACAGCAGGGCCGTCAGCCAGTTTGGTGCGAAGATCTCTGCTGTTCCGGGCTCTATACCGGAAGATGCCGGTCTGACACTCAGTGCCCGAGAATCGGTCGGCCCATTCCCCAATCAGCTAAAACTTTACGAATGGAACTGTACCGACCTGGCCAATTTCAATCCATCGGGGATGGGAGAGGGCTTTAGGCTGGATCGTCTTCCCAATGTGACACGGGCCGAACGGTCAAGGACGGTCCGCTGCCGACTGCTCTTCCAGAACGGGAGTTTCCGGGAAGAGGCAACGACCTCATTCGATGTCAGCTTTGTGAATGCAACACCGATCATTGAGACCCTTCAACTCACCCCGACCAACGGAACCGACATCTTATCCGACAACTTCACCATTTCATGGAACACAATCGATCCGGACAGAGACACGCTTCTCTACGACCTTACGATTACAAGACAAGATCCGAATGGCCCCCCCGTCACTGTGACGACCTGTTCTAACCTGACCCTCTCCTCTTTGAACGAAATGAGTGATCTTTCAAATCTCTGCACGGAACCGGCGAAGGGGTTCGGGGAGCTGTTAAGCCCGTTCCGGTTAGGGGCCAAGTCAGGATACGCCTTCCTTCTCACGGCCAAAGATGTGGATGGGGCAACCGGTCAGGCAACAACCTCCGGAACTGTGTTGGATAACAATCTGCTTGGGCGTTGGAGCTCCAGCGGTCTGGATGGGATCAATCTCCCGTTTGAGGCACCGGAGGAGGAGAGTTTTGATTTTGGCACGGGTGATTTTACACTCTCGGCCTGGATCTCTCCGGGAGGGGGAGGAACCGAATCGATCTTGAGCAAGAATGTCGATGGGAACGGCTTTAACCTGTTCCGGTATCTCTCTAACTATATCAACTTCTCGGTTCAGGAATGCAGCACCTTTCTGTCCGTTCGTCATCCGACCGACCACTGGATGCAGGTCGTTGTTGCAAAAAGAGGGTCGGTCTTCTCACTCTATCTGAACGGCGAACTGGAGGATCAGAAGGAATGTCAGGGCGTGAACATCAGTAACAACTCCCCGCTGGTTGTCGGATGTAACCGATCCCCAGGAAGTTGCACGGAGCCTTTTAGCAGATCGATCGACGAGGTGTCGGTCTACAACCGGGTCATCCGTATTGATGAGGTGAGGAGGGACTGCCGGCGAAACCACCCGAGCCCAACCTCCTGCCCCGATCCGAAAGAGCCGATCATCCTTGCCCCAACACCGAATCAGATCCTCCCACCGACCCGAATTTTCTGGAACTGGAGGGGTGAGAAGGATCCGGACGGGGGGTTGGTCTATCCTGATCAGGGGTATAAGGTTGATTTTGATATTGACAACAATTTGGCTAACGGCGCTTTCGAGTCGACATTCGTTCCAAGCTATAACAATATCAGCGATCGAACGAGCGAGTCTTCAGAACATCATGTGGAGTCGGAGGAGATTAATCCGAATCGGGCCTACAAGTTACGGATACGGCCTGTCCAGAATGATTCTATCCTCTCTGGATTTGATGCCACGCGAGTCTTCTTGACCGATAACTCCGTCGTCGCCTGGTGGAATTTCTATGAGGGGACCGGTTCGATTGCGGGGGATGTCGTTGGTGGTTATGATGGCCAGTTGATCAATTTTGGAGGGATTGGCTGGAGCGACGGCCTGATCGATCTTGGTGCGTTTACCGATCGGTCGCTCAATTTTGATGGCAATGATGATTTTGTCGATATCTCCCATGACCCCCTCCTGGTCCCTGCCAACCTG
This window contains:
- a CDS encoding ATP-binding protein, whose translation is MYFDPQAKQKLEDFYNFEVLQQELKKVLEDPHTPLIAVHGLRRTGKTSLIRVVLNASRKKYVWLDGREIVSRNEFFLKLSEEVSKLRRFEIKGISLKGVSWSLDLHKKDLDFLNKQKITLVIDEVQLLKKMKVDYLLASIYDNHPQIKIVVSGSERGMLVNFLGQANAKAPLYGRAVFELSTRRLTKEEGLHFLREGSKKLDTPIKEEEILDAIQSLDGIIGWLTKYGWYRLRLPHKTALQKTIEDGKHVAYAEFLSFAARSEKKYLRILKTMKEGDRWEEIKKRAQTSDTQLGEMLKRMVDYGFVEKAEQTYRISDPLLEASL
- a CDS encoding radical SAM protein, translating into MTDSIISIGEEAVSYSGYLTTGLVGLTRIGEFVEDGALKYQKVNLAASAQKFQRLLTTATGRPLKTILFVSSLSTLWQTGEGIIDWAGGDEGANKDQNGIILSSGLLTLLNLSTLAGPNGSTLVRAASLSGALLIDGIGLKNAISNDASAKEIAYQAATLVLFNGGRTERAEFLALRKRIFDQPDKVIHRSAMTRIIDKMFHPIPLSQIYRDVPDSSQNMGVYIHIPFCPTICSFCGFKVDIDKGDVRERYSRAVANEIEQFAKRYPNRKVEWIYFGGGTPGTLTEAQLGRIVTSLKRLNVSNGLPFTMEVRVDSITEEKMRAYMAMGINRFSVGVQTFDPKERQDFKLVFSPDEVLERLQILSRLGVEYNIDLIFGAPGQTLEAWQRTVQRALQIRPNQITTYAYMPISYTTTHRRMTGEESRWSLWQRQKGMIDLVREEMQTAGYRQSDTFVFSREEAKEYSPYADTSMIASTVDFVGFGPSAYSFFGPYAYVNPYDTVPYMRAIERGDDLTVVGIRNNPFFDALRKVASLASNIQKESRRPVDEGGSIHDAVDSWSTYGIYRFWTFIYSMARCWNMETLLVGYSPVAKKVQPKSPHMALWLDSPSDLVPLRRSGASANN
- a CDS encoding PEGA domain-containing protein; amino-acid sequence: MASTFKRLLAGSLIASLLMAGQPLSAEPSSPLTENSLKGAIDEAQSLYENFEFEQARNLLREALSSLSGQELNHTDLLSLVPAYTLLGLLQHINGENADSLQAFEEVARLSPSTILSENDYSPTVRQIFQKAQEKVFSHRDEFGSVQISSRPKGAQVFLNGQLKGKSPLGLESLPLGPHRVSLVKEGFKAEVHRVEVSPHSSLKVSFRLEKEAPIDTHLSSDTNFIQDSPKMDVVEGRSIRKPFWRRPLFWIIAGIAVGTGTGVGLALSQGGDDSAGGGGSSSVQVQTPVLGGSLR
- a CDS encoding FAD-dependent oxidoreductase, with protein sequence MSSYDIVVIGAGHAGCEAVLATSNIDL
- a CDS encoding LamG domain-containing protein, which gives rise to MKVRLLLLPVLFLCLSLQIGCLGSRGDNKKPGFETIPPQKLQALGLPLSAFVVVSLDPATRHPLLLDSSTNSFKGEVKVPLGSQFDLTVIYTVDDPISGKVIEIAHYVRKEVLAETETTQVIYLGDENNWQTLFDLSPGIPNDLNLDGDAYNNFIEVAYGSHPENSESLPEGAKTSATHKDPIFGSQDVALPPPGADITAALKGEEEVLLETTTPFDLKEFKLLSPGYGIEILSSAEEILEAKKMKVRINTKRFVTGNKVGEMVLVIRVVDEYDLSRETALRDSISFSWELDDPSGIDSSNTSVLLRSLDRNFTVGIVVTDEKPEASRLLSQIGLETIGYPDGTYQMEFLTRDSAGNPLFETIPVRIQNSRAVSQFGAKISAVPGSIPEDAGLTLSARESVGPFPNQLKLYEWNCTDLANFNPSGMGEGFRLDRLPNVTRAERSRTVRCRLLFQNGSFREEATTSFDVSFVNATPIIETLQLTPTNGTDILSDNFTISWNTIDPDRDTLLYDLTITRQDPNGPPVTVTTCSNLTLSSLNEMSDLSNLCTEPAKGFGELLSPFRLGAKSGYAFLLTAKDVDGATGQATTSGTVLDNNLLGRWSSSGLDGINLPFEAPEEESFDFGTGDFTLSAWISPGGGGTESILSKNVDGNGFNLFRYLSNYINFSVQECSTFLSVRHPTDHWMQVVVAKRGSVFSLYLNGELEDQKECQGVNISNNSPLVVGCNRSPGSCTEPFSRSIDEVSVYNRVIRIDEVRRDCRRNHPSPTSCPDPKEPIILAPTPNQILPPTRIFWNWRGEKDPDGGLVYPDQGYKVDFDIDNNLANGAFESTFVPSYNNISDRTSESSEHHVESEEINPNRAYKLRIRPVQNDSILSGFDATRVFLTDNSVVAWWNFYEGTGSIAGDVVGGYDGQLINFGGIGWSDGLIDLGAFTDRSLNFDGNDDFVDISHDPLLVPANLTLEAWVNPTRLDGCNGESCGILNKSSGGNGYRLAIDPSGTISFGFGDGVTGESNTASATLGNGTDTWTHLAATHNGSIGALFQNGRFESSATAPLRDSMGNPNLQIGRDYPTGYFNGIIDEVRIYNRAMDGLDLCNSYLSFCYSAQEEDPRLNPSPPLKIKMG